One genomic region from Cellulomonas fengjieae encodes:
- a CDS encoding DUF3073 domain-containing protein codes for MGRGRQKAKQTKVARELKYFSPETNYRALEQELTSHGHNDVVTDNRPRAVVETDTDDDSDDYRRWSDDDR; via the coding sequence ATGGGGCGCGGCCGTCAGAAGGCTAAGCAGACGAAGGTGGCCCGGGAGCTGAAGTACTTCAGCCCGGAGACCAACTACAGAGCTCTGGAGCAGGAGCTCACGTCGCACGGCCACAACGATGTCGTCACCGACAACCGCCCTCGTGCGGTTGTGGAGACGGACACTGACGACGACAGCGACGACTACCGCCGCTGGTCCGACGACGACCGCTGA